Proteins co-encoded in one Ruegeria sp. YS9 genomic window:
- the thrC gene encoding threonine synthase codes for MKYISTRGQAPELTFEEAMLTGLARDGGLYLPAEIPVMSHDEIAALAGLSYEDIAFRVMWPYVSGSFAEDEFKQIIGRAYEGFGHDARAPLKQLNENHFLLELFHGPTLAFKDFAMQLIGQLFQVALKRRGDRVTIVGATSGDTGSAAIEAFRGLDAVDVFILFPHGRVSEVQRRQMTTPADSNVHALAVDGDFDDCQAALKDMFNDFDFRDGVKLAGVNSINFARVLAQIVYYFSSAVSLGAPHRKVSFTVPTGNFGDIFAGYLAKRMGLPIDRLVVATNQNDILHRCLSGEGYFKGDTIPSISPSMDIQVSSNFERALYYAYGEDGGAVAQLMDELKSGGFNVSQGAMEALRETFDSGRVSEDETLATIRHTLAHSAELVCPHTAVGIKVGEEHRATGTPMITLATAHPAKFPAAVEKASDVHPPLPSRMSDLYERPERVTRIANDLGAIEDHIKGHIAE; via the coding sequence ATGAAATACATCTCGACCCGTGGCCAAGCGCCAGAACTGACCTTTGAAGAGGCGATGCTGACCGGTCTGGCCCGCGATGGTGGTCTGTATCTGCCCGCCGAGATCCCCGTGATGAGCCATGACGAGATCGCGGCGCTTGCTGGGTTGTCCTATGAAGACATCGCATTCCGCGTGATGTGGCCTTATGTCAGCGGGTCCTTTGCCGAGGATGAGTTCAAGCAGATCATCGGCCGCGCCTATGAAGGTTTCGGCCATGACGCCCGCGCGCCGCTGAAGCAGTTGAACGAAAACCATTTTCTGCTGGAGCTGTTCCACGGGCCGACACTGGCCTTCAAGGATTTCGCCATGCAGTTGATCGGTCAACTGTTCCAGGTGGCCTTGAAGCGTCGCGGAGATCGCGTGACCATCGTCGGCGCGACCAGTGGTGACACCGGCTCGGCCGCTATCGAGGCGTTCCGGGGGCTGGACGCGGTGGACGTGTTCATCCTGTTCCCGCATGGCCGCGTGTCCGAGGTGCAGCGTCGCCAGATGACGACGCCTGCGGACAGCAATGTTCATGCTCTGGCCGTGGATGGCGATTTCGACGATTGTCAGGCCGCGCTGAAGGACATGTTCAATGATTTCGACTTCCGCGACGGTGTCAAACTGGCCGGTGTGAACTCGATCAACTTCGCGCGGGTGCTGGCGCAGATCGTTTACTACTTTTCATCCGCCGTCAGCCTCGGCGCGCCGCACCGCAAGGTCAGCTTCACTGTGCCCACCGGCAATTTCGGCGACATCTTCGCGGGCTATCTGGCCAAGCGCATGGGCCTGCCGATCGACCGTCTGGTCGTGGCGACCAACCAGAACGATATCCTGCACCGGTGCCTGTCGGGCGAGGGATATTTCAAGGGCGACACGATCCCATCGATCAGCCCGTCGATGGACATTCAGGTCAGCTCGAATTTCGAGCGCGCGTTGTATTACGCCTATGGCGAGGACGGTGGAGCCGTGGCGCAGTTGATGGATGAGCTCAAGTCCGGCGGTTTCAACGTCAGTCAGGGCGCGATGGAGGCGCTGCGCGAGACTTTCGACTCGGGCCGGGTGTCCGAGGACGAAACGCTGGCGACGATTAGGCATACGCTTGCCCACAGCGCGGAACTGGTCTGCCCGCACACTGCGGTCGGGATCAAGGTCGGTGAAGAACACCGTGCCACCGGCACCCCGATGATCACCTTGGCCACTGCGCACCCCGCCAAGTTTCCGGCCGCAGTCGAGAAGGCAAGCGACGTGCATCCGCCTCTTCCATCCCGCATGTCTGATCTGTATGAACGTCCGGAACGGGTGACCCGGATTGCCAACGATCTGGGTGCCATCGAGGATCATATCAAAGGGCACATCGCCGAGTGA